One genomic window of Candidatus Zymogenaceae bacterium includes the following:
- a CDS encoding ABC transporter permease: protein MTFYAAMGALAQGLVFGLLALGVYLTFRVLEFPDLTVDGSFPLGAAVSAVLIIKGVNPFLTLPVALAAGMAAGFVTAFLSTKLNILNLLASILTMIALYSINIRIMGKPNIALINQTTVFDSFDCMTAFFKAHGIPASIVNPILFLIMIIVVKILMDLFLHTEMGLALRATGDNENMIRSQGVNTHSTIMLGVALSNGLVALCGALMAQYQGSADVNMGVGMIVAGLASVIVGEAVIGEMTVFRATLGVIIGSVIYRFAIAVALSLRIGKLQITPSDLKLITAVLVVIALTVPVVRDKVKVGIVRNGGDGE from the coding sequence TTGACATTCTACGCGGCAATGGGCGCCCTGGCACAGGGATTGGTGTTCGGCCTTCTGGCCCTGGGGGTGTATCTGACGTTTCGAGTGCTGGAATTTCCCGACCTGACGGTGGATGGGAGCTTTCCCCTGGGGGCCGCCGTCAGCGCCGTGTTGATTATCAAGGGGGTCAATCCCTTTCTGACCCTGCCGGTGGCGTTGGCGGCGGGCATGGCGGCCGGATTCGTCACCGCGTTTCTTTCCACGAAGCTGAACATCCTCAACCTTTTGGCCTCAATCCTCACGATGATCGCACTCTACTCCATCAACATCAGGATCATGGGAAAGCCGAACATCGCCCTGATAAACCAGACCACGGTCTTTGATTCCTTTGACTGCATGACCGCCTTTTTCAAGGCCCACGGTATACCGGCGTCGATTGTCAATCCGATTCTCTTCCTCATCATGATCATCGTGGTGAAGATACTGATGGACCTTTTTCTGCATACGGAAATGGGGCTGGCCCTCAGGGCCACCGGGGACAACGAGAATATGATCCGCTCCCAGGGCGTCAACACCCACTCCACAATCATGCTGGGGGTGGCCCTCTCCAACGGATTGGTTGCTCTCTGCGGCGCGCTGATGGCCCAGTACCAGGGAAGCGCCGACGTGAATATGGGGGTGGGCATGATTGTTGCGGGGCTCGCCTCGGTCATTGTGGGCGAGGCGGTCATCGGCGAGATGACGGTGTTCCGGGCGACGCTGGGGGTTATCATCGGGTCGGTGATCTACCGATTCGCCATCGCGGTCGCTCTGTCGCTTCGCATCGGAAAGCTCCAGATCACCCCCAGCGACCTGAAGCTCATTACCGCGGTGCTGGTGGTCATCGCCTTGACGGTGCCGGTGGTGCGGGACAAGGTGAAGGTGGGCATCGTCAGGAACGGGGGGGACGGAGAATGA
- a CDS encoding ABC transporter substrate-binding protein — MKRFMVLCMALCLALGMVVGIATAQEPEILIGINQFVEHPALDAVREGFIDYLNENGYPEGEKVTYDVNFAQAEVGTATLIAEKLVGLNPDLILAIATPSAQVMVNATDEIPVLFSAITDPVSAGLVDSLEGGGKNVTGTSDLSPVDTQFDLILEIVPDAKKIGFIYNAGEANSLTSLNQAKDAAERLGLEIVEATASNSSEVLIAAESLVGKVDAIHIPTDNTVVSAFESITKVCVDNGIPLFAADVDSVPRGAVAAIAIDYYRLGLQTGRMAVEILEGKNPGEMPTETLEDLLLYVSLDSAEAIGITIPDVVIERADEVLGAE; from the coding sequence ATGAAACGTTTTATGGTGCTATGTATGGCGCTGTGTCTTGCGCTGGGAATGGTTGTGGGGATCGCAACCGCCCAGGAGCCGGAGATCCTTATCGGCATCAATCAGTTCGTGGAGCATCCGGCGCTGGATGCGGTTCGTGAGGGCTTCATAGACTACCTCAATGAAAACGGCTATCCCGAGGGTGAGAAGGTAACGTATGACGTCAACTTCGCCCAGGCCGAGGTCGGCACCGCCACTCTCATCGCAGAGAAGCTGGTGGGTCTGAATCCCGACCTGATTCTGGCCATCGCCACCCCGTCCGCCCAGGTTATGGTAAACGCCACCGATGAGATTCCGGTTCTCTTTTCGGCGATCACCGATCCGGTGAGCGCAGGGTTGGTGGACAGCCTGGAAGGCGGCGGCAAGAACGTGACCGGAACATCCGACCTGTCTCCCGTTGACACCCAGTTCGACCTGATTCTGGAGATCGTGCCCGACGCCAAGAAGATCGGCTTTATTTACAACGCCGGCGAGGCCAACTCCCTTACCTCTCTGAATCAGGCGAAAGACGCGGCTGAGAGGCTGGGACTGGAGATCGTCGAGGCGACGGCTTCCAACTCCAGCGAGGTCCTCATCGCCGCGGAGAGCCTGGTGGGCAAGGTCGACGCCATCCATATCCCCACCGACAATACGGTGGTTTCGGCGTTTGAATCCATCACCAAGGTCTGCGTCGATAACGGCATTCCCCTGTTCGCCGCCGACGTGGATTCCGTACCCCGGGGCGCCGTTGCCGCCATCGCCATCGATTACTATCGCCTGGGTCTCCAGACCGGCCGTATGGCCGTCGAGATCCTGGAAGGAAAAAATCCGGGCGAGATGCCCACGGAAACGTTGGAGGATCTGCTTCTCTATGTGAGCCTTGATTCCGCGGAAGCCATCGGCATAACCATTCCGGACGTGGTGATCGAACGGGCCGACGAAGTGCTCGGAGCGGAGTAA
- a CDS encoding ABC transporter ATP-binding protein yields MIKLRNLRKVFNPGGINENLGVDRVSVDIKTGDFITIIGSNGAGKSTLLNLVSGLYPPDRGKVIIDGQNVTNLKEYQRAGFIGRVFQDPMMGTCASMTIEENFSIAKARGTRRGLRFGVNRKLRRLFREKLSVLDLGLEHRLKDKVGLLSGGQRQSLTLLMATLNSPKVLLLDEHTAALDPKTALQVIDLTKTIVEELGLTTMMVTHNMQQAIAIGTRLIMMHRGNIILDVKGPEKMKLTVDDLLEEFQKVRGNLTDRTMLTIRNGAP; encoded by the coding sequence ATGATTAAGCTCAGAAACTTGAGGAAGGTATTCAATCCGGGCGGCATCAACGAAAACCTGGGCGTGGACAGGGTGAGCGTCGATATCAAGACCGGGGACTTTATCACCATTATCGGTTCCAACGGTGCGGGCAAGTCCACGCTGCTCAATCTCGTCAGCGGCCTGTATCCCCCGGACCGGGGGAAGGTCATCATCGACGGCCAGAACGTCACGAACCTCAAGGAATACCAGCGGGCGGGGTTCATCGGTCGGGTTTTCCAGGACCCGATGATGGGCACCTGCGCCTCCATGACCATCGAGGAGAATTTCTCCATAGCAAAGGCCAGGGGCACCCGCCGGGGGCTTCGGTTCGGCGTTAACAGGAAGCTCCGCCGGCTTTTCCGGGAAAAGCTGAGCGTGCTGGATCTGGGGCTGGAGCATCGGCTGAAGGACAAGGTGGGGCTTCTTTCCGGCGGGCAGCGGCAGTCCCTGACGCTCCTGATGGCGACCCTCAACTCCCCCAAGGTGCTGCTGTTGGACGAGCACACCGCCGCCCTGGACCCCAAGACCGCCCTGCAGGTGATCGATCTGACCAAAACCATTGTCGAGGAGCTGGGCCTGACCACCATGATGGTGACCCACAACATGCAGCAGGCAATCGCCATCGGCACCCGGCTTATCATGATGCACCGGGGGAACATCATCCTGGACGTGAAGGGGCCGGAGAAAATGAAACTCACGGTGGACGATCTTTTGGAGGAGTTTCAGAAGGTTCGGGGAAACCTCACGGATCGCACCATGCTGACGATTCGAAACGGGGCGCCGTAG
- a CDS encoding DNA alkylation repair protein, producing the protein MKKSHSSDHVSSRVEEIVARLLKMADGKSAAGMSRVGIDPARALGVKVPGLRALGKEIGTDHELALALWKRGLRETMILASLVADPKQTTGELMESWASDFYDWEVCDQTCMNLFEKPPLREHVYSLARQWSERAEEFVKRAGFVLMARLAVSDKKAPDDAFSPFFEDIVREASDERNMVKKGINWALRQIGKRNLSLRDRAVETANTLRERDSSAARWIAADALRELNSKAVVERLKEKEKRK; encoded by the coding sequence ATGAAAAAATCACATAGTTCCGACCATGTGTCCTCCCGGGTGGAGGAAATCGTGGCGCGCCTTTTAAAGATGGCGGACGGGAAGTCCGCCGCCGGCATGTCCCGGGTGGGCATCGATCCGGCCCGGGCCCTGGGGGTGAAGGTCCCCGGCTTGAGGGCGTTAGGGAAGGAGATCGGCACGGACCACGAGCTGGCCCTGGCCCTGTGGAAGCGGGGCTTGAGGGAGACGATGATCCTGGCGTCCCTCGTGGCCGATCCGAAGCAAACCACCGGGGAGTTGATGGAGTCGTGGGCGTCGGATTTTTACGATTGGGAGGTGTGCGACCAGACCTGCATGAACCTCTTCGAAAAGCCGCCCCTGAGGGAACACGTCTATTCCCTCGCCCGACAGTGGAGCGAAAGGGCAGAAGAATTCGTCAAGCGGGCCGGGTTCGTGCTGATGGCGAGATTGGCCGTCAGCGACAAGAAGGCCCCGGACGACGCCTTCTCTCCCTTCTTCGAGGATATCGTGAGAGAGGCGAGTGATGAAAGAAACATGGTCAAGAAGGGGATCAACTGGGCTTTACGGCAGATCGGGAAGCGAAACCTCTCCCTGAGGGATCGGGCGGTGGAGACGGCGAATACCCTTCGTGAGCGGGATTCATCCGCCGCCCGGTGGATCGCCGCCGACGCCCTCCGGGAGTTGAACTCGAAGGCGGTTGTCGAGCGGCTAAAAGAAAAGGAGAAGCGAAAATAG